The Anopheles coluzzii chromosome 2, AcolN3, whole genome shotgun sequence genome window below encodes:
- the LOC120951034 gene encoding ichor, which produces MHLESMVNCKMSSQNDSVEVESLLMSPCWNQSTSVSDQYLLDGHKLLLEAELDSLPSDGETQKSSMDVLENLLLNSAASITSNGANGHGHGHGHQNGHIGGGGLGSGDVKPLPSFTSFNTGHLSINGISGYHYTAIAQRLPEENNNYTQNTYANAATSGTNGHLGGSSGNTNGNGGAPGTGNSVGSTGSDNNIVSSTSTCLPDSVLNPDGTSADNGGSQTCSLADVKLFSDGSLDGAKIYSAPADSCVMNGADSVSGARIFVDTKELSEYDMSSIEDIAAIIGSAIADTTVPSSKVEKEDGNDTRDSWMDLDAWIEGTCNGVPDGGKLIVTQQDSLSELILPNSPVHTSTGTSSTLQSLLTHGYMPLLQNRLQHGPPIKLEAPSSTSYCGELISTSTSPPGSVVSTSTDNLILNGRYLQQTGHHHHQNGHTHFGLGSIGSTLGKPDGLCSPELGLGNYPHTTTTTSTSSSSASNSPTTPKSKRRTHKQQSKQPGSTLVPTPTGGLSAQQQQQQQQQHQQQHHQQQQQQQQHHQQQHHQQQHQQQPQQHQHQLNAQSQQAAALSFQAANDLSGLLGKEKPVHRCNICNRGFLNKSNIKVHLRTHTGEKPFRCEVCAKAFRQKAHLIKHQQIHKRIGRD; this is translated from the coding sequence ATGCACCTCGAGAGCATGGTCAACTGCAAGATGAGCTCGCAGAACGATTCGGTCGAGGTGGAAAGTTTGCTAATGAGCCCGTGCTGGAACCAGTCCACCAGCGTCTCCGATCAGTACCTGCTCGACGGTCACAAGCTGCTGCTCGAGGCCGAACTCGACTCGCTGCCGAGCGATGGCGAAACGCAGAAGAGCTCGATGGACGTGCTGGAGAACCTGCTGCTCAACTCGGCCGCCTCCATCACGAGCAACGGGGCGAACGGACACGGCCACGGCCACGGCCACCAGAACGGGCACATTGGGGGCGGCGGTCTCGGCAGCGGTGACGTGAAGCCGCTACCCTCCTTTACCTCCTTCAACACGGGCCACCTGTCGATCAACGGGATCTCGGGCTACCATTACACGGCGATTGCCCAGCGCTTGCCGGAAGAGAACAACAACTACACGCAGAACACGTACGCGAATGCGGCCACGAGCGGGACGAACGGCCACCTCGGTGGCAGCAGTGGGAACACGAACGGCAATGGTGGAGCGCCCGGCACCGGCAACAGCGTCGGTTCGACCGGCAGCGACAACAACATCGTGTCCTCCACGTCCACCTGCCTGCCCGACTCGGTGCTCAACCCGGACGGCACGAGTGCGGACAACGGGGGCTCGCAGACGTGCAGCCTGGCCGACGTGAAGCTGTTCTCGGACGGCTCGCTGGACGGTGCCAAAATCTACAGCGCACCCGCCGACAGCTGCGTCATGAACGGGGCCGACTCGGTGTCGGGCGCGCGGATATTCGTCGACACGAAGGAGCTGTCCGAGTACGACATGAGCTCGATCGAGGACATTGCGGCGATCATCGGGTCGGCGATCGCCGACACGACCGTGCCGAGCAGCAAGGTGGAGAAGGAGGACGGCAACGACACGCGCGACTCCTGGATGGATCTGGACGCGTGGATCGAGGGCACCTGCAACGGTGTGCCGGACGGGGGCAAGCTGATCGTCACGCAGCAGGACTCGCTCAGCGAGCTGATCCTGCCGAACTCGCCCGTCCACACGTCCACCGGTACCAGCTCCACCCTGCAGAGCCTGCTGACGCACGGCTACATGCCGCTGCTCCAGAACCGGCTGCAGCACGGGCCGCCGATCAAGCTGGAAGCGCCCAGCTCGACGTCCTACTGCGGCGAGCTCATCTCCACCTCCACTAGTCCACCCGGGTCGGTCGTCTCGACCTCCACCGACAATCTCATACTCAACGGCCGGTACCTGCAGCAGACCgggcaccatcaccatcagaaCGGGCACACGCACTTCGGGCTCGGCTCGATCGGATCGACGCTCGGCAAACCGGACGGCCTGTGCAGTCCCGAGCTGGGGCTCGGCAACTAtccccacaccaccaccaccacctccacgtCCTCCTCGAGCGCCAGCAACTCCCCGACGACACCAAaaagcaagcgacgaacccacAAGCAGCAGTCGAAGCAGCCGGGCAGCACGCTCGTACCGACGCCCACCGGTGGCCTATCcgcccaacagcagcagcagcagcagcaacagcaccagcaacaacatcatcaacagcagcagcagcaacaacaacaccatcaacaacaacaccaccaacagcagcaccagcaacagccacagcagcaccagcatcagcTCAACGCTCAGTCGCAGCAGGCCGCAGCGCTCAGCTTCCAGGCGGCGAACGATCTCAGCGGGCTTCTCGGCAAGGAGAAACCGGTCCACCGGTGCAACATCTGCAACCGGGGCTTCCTGAACAAGAGCAACATCAAGGTGCACCTGCGGACGCACACAGGGGAGAAACCGTTCCGGTGCGAGGTCTGCGCGAAAGCGTTCCGGCAGAAGGCGCACCTGATCAAGCACCAGCAGATCCACAAGCGGATCGGGCGCGATTGA